Proteins from one Gemmatimonadota bacterium genomic window:
- a CDS encoding NAD(P)-binding protein: MTFDKMTSNKKKETLSRRNFLVRGSGVLVPLILGTGCSSNVTGPDESEPTEPPAPEPTPPPEDRVDVIVVGAGLSGLVAAYELVRAGHGVQVLEASNVIGGRAQTLREPFDDGLIAETGPARIPPSHDLTLGYIDHFGIETSPFYTQQGEYLVVNDQGARQRQTPAAFLSGGRDAWLKIPAGIDALPMAFAEALGDRVRTGTPVTKVVRDENGVAATYGPAAKELRGRKLICTVPLPVIDKIEFDPVLSASKQSAFEATSYQDVTRVYVQYSQRVWEDDGLNGWGLTFAEGYSEFWHPTWNQEGPRGILMSYMFGELARRIAATSPGAIVPGFIGRFNNLFPGTREVAEHGTYFAWEHQPWIGAAFASYNPPFSEHPELASPEGPIHFAGEHASGHRGWMQGALESGLRAAREIDTSVTEERSRATVVISRRQMVRRIAGIPNMPGWLVP, translated from the coding sequence ATGACCTTCGACAAAATGACTTCCAACAAGAAAAAGGAAACGCTCAGCCGCCGGAACTTTCTCGTCCGGGGAAGCGGCGTCCTGGTCCCACTAATTCTGGGCACCGGCTGCTCGAGCAACGTCACGGGTCCGGACGAAAGTGAACCGACCGAGCCGCCGGCGCCTGAGCCGACGCCACCACCTGAAGACCGGGTCGACGTGATCGTGGTGGGCGCCGGCCTTTCCGGACTGGTCGCCGCATATGAGCTGGTCCGGGCGGGGCACGGTGTCCAGGTCCTGGAAGCATCAAACGTAATCGGGGGCCGGGCACAGACGCTTCGCGAACCCTTCGACGACGGGCTCATCGCCGAAACCGGCCCGGCCCGCATCCCGCCCTCGCATGATCTGACGCTCGGCTACATCGACCACTTCGGCATCGAGACCTCGCCCTTCTATACGCAGCAGGGCGAGTACCTCGTCGTTAACGATCAGGGGGCCCGCCAGCGGCAGACACCGGCAGCGTTCCTCAGTGGGGGGCGGGACGCGTGGCTCAAGATTCCGGCGGGGATCGATGCCTTGCCGATGGCCTTCGCCGAAGCGCTCGGAGACCGCGTTCGGACCGGTACGCCGGTGACCAAAGTGGTCCGGGATGAGAACGGGGTGGCGGCTACCTACGGCCCCGCCGCAAAGGAACTGCGGGGCCGCAAACTCATCTGCACGGTCCCCCTCCCCGTCATCGACAAGATCGAGTTCGATCCCGTCCTCTCGGCATCGAAGCAGTCGGCCTTCGAAGCCACATCCTACCAGGACGTCACGCGGGTTTACGTCCAGTATTCGCAGCGTGTCTGGGAGGACGACGGCTTGAACGGCTGGGGGTTGACGTTCGCGGAGGGGTACTCGGAGTTCTGGCATCCCACCTGGAACCAGGAGGGGCCTCGGGGTATTCTGATGTCCTACATGTTCGGAGAACTGGCACGCAGGATCGCGGCGACCTCTCCCGGCGCCATCGTGCCCGGTTTCATCGGTCGGTTCAATAACCTGTTCCCCGGCACGCGCGAAGTCGCGGAACACGGAACCTACTTCGCATGGGAGCATCAGCCCTGGATCGGGGCGGCCTTCGCCAGTTACAATCCTCCGTTCTCGGAGCATCCGGAACTGGCATCGCCCGAAGGCCCCATTCACTTCGCCGGCGAGCACGCCTCGGGACATCGGGGGTGGATGCAGGGCGCCCTCGAGTCGGGCCTGCGGGCCGCCAGGGAGATTGATACGTCGGTCACCGAGGAGCGCTCCCGCGCGACCGTGGTCATCTCGCGGCGGCAGATGGTGCGCCGAATTGCGGGCATCCCGAACATGCCGGGGTGGCTGGTGCCCTGA
- a CDS encoding phosphate/phosphite/phosphonate ABC transporter substrate-binding protein yields MPFVSNARMYAVSPEAETAWMGLIAHVAEDAGTAFDYVAYPAPQPLENLWRRDDLGCVQMCGYPIALDLADVVPLASPIPAATWAGGKALSRTDLIVRDDAPFRTLSDTFGGTVGWTVAHSQSGFNALRNHLLPYRSEDRPRLYRRSVGHLVTARRVLDSVADGRIDVGPLDAYWHMLVRKYLPGLTEKVRILESTETVPMPAFVAVPAMPSHTVDRLREAFATAHTRPWFAPFRASLLIEGFELVTRGAFHRTLEWAQAAEAAGYLEPG; encoded by the coding sequence ATGCCATTCGTATCCAATGCCCGCATGTACGCCGTGAGCCCCGAGGCCGAGACTGCGTGGATGGGACTCATCGCCCACGTCGCCGAGGATGCCGGCACGGCGTTCGATTACGTCGCCTACCCGGCACCGCAGCCGCTCGAGAACCTCTGGCGCCGCGACGACCTCGGGTGCGTGCAGATGTGCGGATACCCGATCGCGCTCGACCTTGCCGACGTCGTGCCCCTTGCATCACCCATCCCCGCCGCGACCTGGGCCGGTGGCAAAGCGCTTTCCCGGACCGACCTGATCGTGCGCGACGATGCGCCTTTTCGCACGCTGTCCGACACCTTTGGCGGGACCGTGGGTTGGACGGTCGCCCACTCGCAGTCGGGCTTCAATGCGCTGCGCAATCATCTGCTGCCTTATCGCAGCGAGGACCGCCCTCGCCTTTACCGCCGCTCCGTCGGCCATCTCGTCACGGCACGGCGGGTCCTCGACAGCGTGGCGGACGGGCGTATCGACGTCGGACCTCTGGACGCCTACTGGCACATGTTGGTCAGGAAGTACCTGCCTGGGCTTACAGAGAAAGTCCGCATACTCGAATCGACCGAGACCGTGCCGATGCCGGCATTCGTCGCCGTCCCGGCGATGCCCTCGCACACGGTCGATCGTCTTCGAGAGGCCTTTGCGACAGCCCACACACGGCCCTGGTTTGCCCCGTTCCGAGCATCGCTCCTGATCGAGGGATTTGAGTTAGTGACGCGTGGGGCGTTTCATCGTACTTTGGAATGGGCGCAGGCCGCCGAGGCCGCGGGTTACCTGGAACCCGGGTAA
- the gltB gene encoding glutamate synthase large subunit, giving the protein MRMRGDPYMKKPRGLYDPAYEHDACGVGVVANLSGEKSYAIIRNAIRVLVNLEHRGACGCDPHTGDGAGLLFQLPHDFFKRQCRLSGISLPEAGQYAVGMVFLPRGAEHRRWCERAIEKTVWEEEQVFLGWRDVPVDFSQAGELATQVSPLIRQFFIGSGEQVSDQDRFERKLYVIRKVIENAVDAKLPEDNRDDFYIASLSSKTIVYKGLLRADQLDSFYRDLSDESIVTSLALVHSRYSTNTLGSWRLAHPYRLLCHNGEINTIRGNQNWMRAREALFASPLFGDDMAKLSPIIREGASDTAGFDNALELLVSTGRSLPHALMMMIPEAWENHESMSDEKKAFYEYHACLMEPWDGPALIAACDGDRICTTLDRNGLRPFRYVVTKDDFVVGASEAGVLDIPPERILTRGRLQPGRLFLIDTIRGRIVTDNEIKHEISSRKPYRAWLDEHMASLNDLPEPDDVPGLDLATLEERQRAFGYTSEELKILIGPMAAHGYEPVGSMGNDAPIAVLSNKPQLLFHYFKQLFAQVTNPPLDAIREELVTSVDTSIGPEQDLFAETPDHCRQLRIPRPVLSNGELARIRALDLPGLKSETLPAVFRRSTGTLEEAVDELCREAGRAIRERGATLLILSDRKVGPDWIQIPSLIATAAVHHYLIREGLRTSAAIVVESGEPREVMHFCLLIGYGANAINPYLTLETVEWMSIDGLIEPPASAASAVSPAGAAGADKARENLINALCKGVLKTMSKMGISTIKSYHGAQIFEAIGLKQSVIDKYFTWTASRIEGIGLPEIEAEYRQHHHHGYPERPVANGHTLDVGGYYQWRSDGEHHLFNPQTIALLQTSTRTGDYELFRQYTDQIDDQTRLLGTLRGLFDYKQAQPPVPIEEVEPASEIVKRFSTGAMSYGSISKEAHETLAIAMNRIGGRSNSGEGGEDPDRYYPDENGDWRNSAIKQVASGRFGVTSNYLVNATDLQIKMAQGAKPGEGGQLPGHKVFEEIARVRKSTPGVGLISPPPHHDIYSIEDLAQLIHDLKSANDRARIHVKLVAEVGVGTVAAGVSKGKADVVLISGYDGGTGASPESSMKHAGVPWELGVAETQQVLVQNDLRGRIVVQTDGQLKTGRDVVIACMLGAEEFGFATAALVVSGCIMLRKCHLNTCSVGVATQDEELRKRFTGKPEHVINFMMFIAEQMREQMAQLGFRTVNEMVGRTDCLDTREAIDHWKAKGLDFTRMLAPVEAPDRVARYCCQSQDHGLEKKLDQRLIEMSTEALEDRQPVVLRHAIHNIDRTAGAMLSAEVSRRHGEKGLPENTIRARLHGSAGQSFGAFLAPGITFLLEGESNDYTGKGLSGGTMAVFPPENASFVPTENVIIGNVALYGATGGQAYFRGRAGERFGVRNSGAETVVEGVGDHGCEYMTGGRVVVIGPVGRNFAAGMSGGVAYVLDEKGVFPGLCNQEMVDLEPLIEEADVAEVRRLIEAHVRYTGSDRGEDVLARWSELRDAFVKVMPVDYRRALKEMAERAAEEAKTNGHPAETVPEVVPVGVNGGKG; this is encoded by the coding sequence ATGCGAATGAGGGGCGATCCTTATATGAAAAAACCCCGGGGTCTCTACGATCCGGCCTATGAGCACGACGCGTGCGGCGTAGGTGTCGTGGCGAATCTGAGCGGCGAGAAGTCGTACGCCATCATACGCAACGCCATCCGGGTGCTGGTCAACCTGGAGCATCGCGGCGCCTGCGGATGCGATCCCCACACCGGTGACGGCGCGGGCCTGCTGTTCCAGCTTCCCCACGACTTCTTCAAGCGGCAATGCAGGCTATCCGGCATTTCGCTGCCGGAAGCGGGCCAGTACGCCGTCGGCATGGTTTTCCTTCCCAGGGGCGCCGAACACCGTCGGTGGTGCGAGCGGGCGATCGAGAAGACCGTCTGGGAGGAAGAGCAGGTGTTCCTTGGATGGCGCGACGTGCCGGTGGATTTCAGTCAGGCCGGGGAACTGGCGACCCAGGTGTCCCCGCTGATCCGGCAGTTCTTCATCGGTAGCGGCGAGCAGGTATCCGACCAGGACCGCTTCGAGCGCAAGCTTTACGTCATCCGAAAAGTCATCGAAAACGCCGTCGACGCGAAGCTGCCCGAGGACAACCGCGACGACTTCTACATCGCCAGCCTGTCCAGCAAGACCATCGTCTACAAGGGACTGCTTCGGGCCGACCAGCTGGACTCCTTCTACCGCGACCTGTCCGACGAGTCCATCGTCACGTCCCTGGCGCTGGTGCATTCCAGGTACAGCACGAACACGCTGGGGTCGTGGCGCCTCGCCCATCCCTACCGGCTGCTCTGCCACAACGGCGAAATCAACACGATCCGGGGGAACCAGAACTGGATGCGCGCCCGGGAAGCGCTCTTCGCATCCCCGCTGTTCGGCGACGACATGGCCAAGCTGAGCCCGATCATCCGCGAAGGCGCCAGCGACACGGCCGGGTTCGACAACGCGCTGGAACTGCTGGTCTCCACGGGACGGTCGCTGCCCCACGCCCTCATGATGATGATACCGGAAGCCTGGGAGAATCATGAGTCCATGTCGGACGAGAAGAAGGCCTTCTACGAATACCACGCCTGCCTCATGGAACCGTGGGACGGCCCCGCCCTCATCGCGGCGTGCGACGGGGACCGCATCTGCACGACCCTGGACCGCAACGGACTGCGGCCCTTCCGGTACGTGGTGACGAAGGATGATTTCGTCGTCGGCGCGTCCGAAGCCGGCGTGCTGGATATCCCGCCCGAACGGATCCTCACGCGGGGTCGGCTGCAGCCCGGACGCCTGTTCCTGATCGACACGATCCGCGGCCGTATCGTCACCGACAACGAGATCAAGCACGAGATCAGTTCGCGCAAGCCCTACCGCGCCTGGCTGGACGAGCACATGGCGAGTCTGAACGACCTGCCGGAGCCGGACGACGTGCCCGGGCTCGACCTGGCGACGCTGGAAGAACGGCAGCGGGCCTTCGGATACACCAGTGAGGAGCTCAAGATCCTCATCGGCCCCATGGCGGCTCATGGGTACGAGCCCGTGGGGTCCATGGGAAACGACGCGCCGATCGCCGTCCTGTCCAACAAGCCGCAACTGCTTTTCCACTACTTCAAGCAGCTGTTTGCCCAGGTCACGAATCCTCCCCTGGACGCCATCCGCGAAGAGCTGGTCACGTCCGTGGACACCTCGATCGGGCCCGAGCAGGACCTCTTCGCCGAAACGCCCGATCACTGCCGGCAACTCCGGATCCCCCGCCCCGTGCTGTCCAACGGGGAACTCGCTCGCATCCGGGCGCTCGACCTTCCCGGGCTGAAATCGGAGACGCTTCCTGCGGTGTTCCGGCGGTCGACAGGCACCCTCGAGGAGGCCGTGGACGAGCTTTGCCGCGAGGCGGGCCGGGCTATCCGGGAACGGGGCGCGACGCTGCTCATCCTGTCGGACCGGAAAGTCGGGCCGGACTGGATCCAGATCCCGAGCCTGATCGCCACCGCCGCCGTGCACCATTATCTCATACGGGAAGGACTGCGGACCAGCGCGGCCATCGTCGTGGAATCGGGCGAGCCGCGGGAGGTCATGCACTTCTGCCTGCTCATCGGTTACGGGGCCAATGCCATCAATCCCTACCTGACCCTCGAAACGGTCGAATGGATGAGCATCGACGGCCTGATCGAACCGCCGGCCAGCGCGGCCAGCGCGGTCAGCCCGGCAGGTGCGGCCGGCGCGGACAAGGCGCGGGAGAACCTGATCAATGCCCTGTGCAAGGGCGTCCTGAAGACCATGTCCAAGATGGGCATCTCCACTATCAAGTCCTATCACGGCGCGCAGATCTTCGAGGCCATCGGCCTGAAGCAGTCGGTCATCGACAAGTACTTCACGTGGACCGCGTCCCGCATCGAGGGCATCGGGCTGCCCGAGATCGAAGCCGAATACCGCCAGCATCACCACCACGGCTATCCCGAACGTCCCGTGGCGAACGGCCATACCCTGGACGTGGGGGGCTACTACCAGTGGCGGAGCGACGGCGAGCACCACCTTTTCAACCCCCAGACCATCGCGCTACTGCAGACGTCGACGCGCACCGGCGACTATGAACTCTTCCGCCAGTACACGGACCAGATCGACGACCAGACGCGCCTGCTGGGCACGCTGCGCGGCCTGTTCGACTACAAGCAGGCGCAGCCTCCGGTGCCCATCGAGGAGGTGGAGCCGGCCTCGGAGATCGTCAAGCGCTTCTCCACCGGCGCCATGTCCTACGGCTCCATCAGCAAGGAGGCCCACGAGACGCTGGCCATCGCCATGAACCGCATCGGCGGCCGGAGCAATTCGGGCGAGGGGGGCGAGGACCCCGACCGCTACTATCCCGACGAGAACGGCGACTGGCGGAACAGCGCCATCAAGCAGGTGGCCTCGGGCCGGTTCGGGGTAACGAGCAACTACCTGGTCAACGCCACGGACCTGCAAATCAAGATGGCCCAGGGCGCGAAGCCCGGGGAAGGCGGCCAGCTGCCGGGCCACAAGGTCTTCGAAGAGATCGCGCGCGTGCGCAAGTCGACCCCCGGTGTGGGGCTCATCTCGCCGCCGCCCCATCACGACATCTACTCCATCGAGGACCTGGCCCAGCTGATCCACGACCTGAAGAGCGCCAACGACCGGGCCCGCATCCACGTCAAGCTCGTGGCCGAGGTGGGCGTGGGCACCGTGGCGGCCGGCGTGTCCAAGGGCAAGGCCGACGTGGTCCTCATCAGCGGGTACGACGGCGGCACCGGCGCCTCGCCGGAATCGTCCATGAAGCACGCGGGCGTGCCCTGGGAACTGGGCGTGGCCGAGACCCAGCAGGTCCTGGTCCAGAACGACCTGCGCGGCCGCATCGTGGTGCAGACCGACGGCCAGCTCAAGACGGGCCGCGACGTGGTCATCGCCTGCATGCTGGGCGCCGAGGAGTTCGGCTTCGCCACGGCCGCCCTGGTGGTGAGCGGCTGCATCATGCTTCGCAAGTGCCACCTGAACACCTGCTCCGTGGGTGTGGCCACCCAGGACGAGGAACTGCGCAAGCGCTTCACGGGCAAGCCCGAGCACGTCATCAACTTCATGATGTTCATCGCCGAGCAGATGCGCGAGCAGATGGCCCAGTTGGGCTTCCGGACGGTGAACGAGATGGTTGGACGCACCGACTGCCTCGACACGCGCGAGGCCATCGACCACTGGAAGGCGAAGGGCCTGGACTTCACCCGGATGCTCGCGCCCGTCGAAGCGCCCGACCGCGTGGCCCGCTACTGCTGCCAGAGCCAGGACCACGGCCTGGAGAAGAAGCTCGACCAGCGGCTTATCGAAATGTCGACCGAGGCCTTGGAGGACCGCCAGCCGGTCGTGCTGCGGCACGCGATACACAACATCGACCGGACGGCCGGCGCCATGCTCAGCGCGGAGGTGTCGCGGCGGCACGGCGAGAAGGGCCTTCCTGAAAACACGATCCGGGCCAGGCTGCACGGGTCGGCCGGCCAGAGTTTCGGCGCCTTCCTGGCACCAGGCATCACCTTCCTCCTGGAAGGCGAATCCAACGACTACACGGGCAAGGGACTGTCCGGCGGCACCATGGCCGTTTTCCCGCCCGAAAACGCGAGTTTCGTGCCCACCGAGAACGTGATCATCGGCAACGTGGCCCTCTACGGCGCAACCGGGGGGCAGGCCTACTTCCGCGGCCGGGCCGGGGAACGGTTCGGCGTGCGGAACAGCGGTGCCGAAACCGTGGTCGAAGGTGTCGGGGATCACGGCTGCGAGTACATGACCGGCGGCCGCGTGGTCGTCATCGGTCCGGTGGGCCGCAACTTCGCCGCGGGCATGAGCGGCGGCGTGGCCTACGTCCTCGACGAGAAAGGCGTCTTCCCCGGATTGTGCAACCAGGAGATGGTGGACCTGGAACCGCTGATCGAGGAAGCGGACGTCGCCGAGGTGCGGCGGCTGATCGAAGCGCACGTGCGGTATACCGGAAGCGACCGGGGCGAGGACGTGCTGGCCCGGTGGTCCGAACTCCGGGACGCCTTCGTCAAGGTCATGCCCGTCGACTATCGCCGCGCACTCAAGGAAATGGCGGAACGGGCGGCGGAAGAGGCCAAGACCAACGGACATCCCGCCGAGACGGTGCCCGAAGTGGTTCCCGTGGGCGTCAACGGTGGCAAGGGATAG
- a CDS encoding ribbon-helix-helix protein, CopG family: MKSKITITLDEEIVKQLDELIMQQSFENRSQVIEEAVSDKLDRLKRVRLARECAKLDPIEEQELAEEGFCEGSGS; the protein is encoded by the coding sequence ATGAAATCCAAAATTACGATTACACTGGACGAGGAAATCGTCAAGCAACTCGATGAACTAATCATGCAGCAATCATTTGAAAACAGAAGCCAGGTGATTGAGGAGGCCGTGTCGGATAAGCTGGATAGACTGAAGCGGGTCCGGCTGGCACGAGAATGTGCGAAACTGGATCCTATCGAGGAACAGGAACTGGCAGAAGAGGGATTTTGCGAGGGTTCTGGCTCGTAA
- a CDS encoding glutamate synthase subunit beta, producing the protein MGKTTGFMEYERGTAGYRDPVERVGDWEEFVLPMAEDSLQEQGARCMDCGIPFCHTGVPMGKGPGASGCPLNNLIPDWNDLVYRNHWKEALQQLHKTNNFPEFTGRVCPAPCEGSCVLGINADPVTIKSIECAIVDRGFEEGWIQPEPPPKRTGRKVAVIGSGPAGLACAAQLNRAGHSVTVYERADRPGGLLMYGIPNMKLDKQKVVQRRLDQMTAEGVEFVTGVEIGRDVPAADLHSENDAVVICTGATKPNDFVRNAPGRGLDGVHFAMDFLHANTKSLLDSRHDDGNYISAKDMHVIVLGGGDTGTDCVGTAIRHGCRTMNQFDVIPKPPPERAPSNPWPQWPVVYKLDYGQEEGKALFGDDPRRYDTSTVEFIDDGQGRVKALRTIDLDWSVPSNGAPFSPKKGTEQEWPADLVLLAMGFSGPEDPVIEQLEVERDGRSNAQAEYGKYATSVDNVFAAGDARRGQSLVVWAIHEGRGAAREVDRYLMGSTDLP; encoded by the coding sequence ATGGGTAAAACAACCGGCTTCATGGAGTACGAACGGGGGACGGCAGGATATCGTGACCCCGTCGAACGCGTCGGCGACTGGGAAGAGTTCGTCCTGCCCATGGCGGAAGATTCGCTGCAAGAGCAGGGCGCTCGCTGCATGGACTGCGGCATCCCTTTCTGCCACACCGGGGTTCCGATGGGCAAGGGACCCGGCGCGTCGGGCTGCCCCCTGAACAACCTCATTCCCGACTGGAACGACCTGGTCTACCGGAACCACTGGAAGGAAGCCCTCCAGCAGCTGCACAAGACCAACAATTTCCCCGAGTTCACCGGGCGGGTCTGCCCCGCGCCCTGCGAGGGTTCCTGCGTCTTAGGCATCAACGCCGATCCGGTCACCATCAAGAGCATCGAGTGCGCCATCGTCGACCGAGGTTTTGAGGAAGGCTGGATCCAGCCCGAGCCGCCGCCGAAGCGGACCGGCAGGAAAGTGGCCGTCATCGGATCCGGGCCCGCCGGCCTGGCCTGCGCCGCCCAGCTCAACCGCGCCGGCCACAGCGTGACGGTCTACGAACGGGCCGACCGGCCGGGCGGACTGCTCATGTACGGCATCCCGAATATGAAGCTCGACAAACAGAAGGTCGTCCAGCGTCGCCTTGACCAGATGACGGCCGAGGGCGTCGAGTTCGTGACCGGCGTCGAGATCGGCAGGGACGTGCCCGCGGCGGACCTGCACAGTGAAAACGACGCCGTGGTGATCTGCACCGGCGCCACCAAACCCAACGACTTCGTGCGCAACGCGCCGGGCCGCGGCCTGGACGGCGTCCATTTCGCCATGGACTTCCTGCACGCGAACACGAAGAGTCTGCTCGACTCCCGTCACGATGACGGGAACTACATCTCGGCGAAGGACATGCACGTGATCGTGCTGGGCGGCGGCGATACGGGGACGGACTGCGTGGGAACGGCTATCCGCCACGGCTGCAGGACGATGAACCAGTTCGACGTGATCCCCAAACCGCCTCCCGAACGCGCGCCGAGCAACCCCTGGCCCCAGTGGCCGGTGGTCTACAAGCTCGACTACGGCCAGGAAGAAGGCAAGGCCCTCTTCGGCGACGACCCCCGTCGCTACGACACCAGCACCGTCGAGTTCATCGACGACGGCCAGGGCCGGGTCAAGGCCCTCCGCACCATCGACCTCGACTGGTCGGTCCCGAGCAATGGGGCGCCCTTCAGTCCGAAGAAGGGCACGGAGCAGGAGTGGCCCGCCGACCTCGTCCTCCTGGCGATGGGCTTCTCCGGTCCCGAAGATCCGGTGATCGAGCAGCTCGAAGTGGAACGGGACGGCCGGTCAAACGCCCAGGCCGAATACGGGAAGTACGCCACGAGTGTGGATAATGTCTTCGCGGCCGGCGACGCCCGTCGCGGCCAGAGCCTTGTAGTCTGGGCCATCCACGAAGGCCGGGGCGCCGCCCGGGAAGTGGACCGCTACCTCATGGGGAGCACGGACCTGCCGTAG
- a CDS encoding phytanoyl-CoA dioxygenase family protein: MFTPDQIDHYNREGYVVYPDFISGDNLAALKSEIDRVSDGNTKADHDAARMEMEPDQEPDGTLVRRIYEPCTFYQPFRDFSESTALLDCVEQLFGPNLLFHYSKINMKPQNIGSIVEWHQDLSYYPLTNRDSVSILFYLDDTSEENGCLKVIPRRHTEALMSHSTEGFFRGKVTEDVDDSEAVLLEGTGGTAIFMSAMTPHASAINSSDRPRKTLILSYRAADAFPIHCGVMSDKVEAHSRLVRGERASQARFTMTDFPIPRYEDEVASLYDLQERSRKSA; encoded by the coding sequence ATGTTCACCCCGGATCAAATCGATCATTACAACCGCGAGGGATACGTCGTCTACCCGGATTTCATTTCCGGGGACAATCTCGCGGCCCTGAAGTCAGAAATAGACCGTGTATCGGATGGAAACACGAAGGCGGATCACGACGCCGCGCGCATGGAAATGGAACCGGACCAGGAACCGGACGGCACGCTGGTGCGGCGCATCTACGAACCGTGCACTTTCTATCAGCCCTTCCGCGATTTCTCGGAGTCGACCGCTCTGCTGGACTGCGTCGAGCAACTCTTCGGTCCGAACCTGCTCTTCCACTACAGCAAGATCAACATGAAGCCGCAGAACATCGGGTCCATCGTGGAGTGGCACCAGGACCTGTCCTACTACCCCCTGACCAACCGGGATTCGGTGTCCATCCTATTCTACCTCGACGACACCTCCGAGGAGAACGGCTGTCTGAAGGTCATTCCCCGGCGCCACACGGAAGCACTGATGAGCCACAGCACCGAGGGGTTCTTCCGGGGCAAGGTCACGGAGGACGTAGACGATTCCGAGGCCGTGCTACTGGAAGGCACCGGGGGCACGGCGATCTTCATGAGCGCCATGACGCCCCACGCTTCGGCCATCAACTCGTCGGACCGGCCGCGTAAGACGCTCATCTTGAGCTACCGCGCGGCCGACGCCTTCCCCATCCACTGCGGAGTCATGTCGGACAAGGTCGAGGCGCACAGCCGGCTGGTCCGCGGCGAACGGGCTTCACAGGCCCGCTTCACCATGACGGATTTCCCCATTCCGCGCTATGAAGACGAGGTCGCGTCGCTGTACGATCTGCAGGAGAGGTCGAGGAAGTCGGCGTGA
- a CDS encoding phosphoglycerate kinase gives MNVRPLTNLELRGRRVLVRVDYNVPLDQAGNITDDTRIRASLPTLRHILDQGGRAILMTHLGRPKGVTEHLRVRPVAERLSELLGQQIGYVRETVGPAAERAAADLENGECLLLENVRFNGGETRNDPDFARELAGLGEIYVNDAFGTAHRAHTSTESVARLLPERAAGFLMQMELDYLSVAIENPKGKLIVVLGGAKVSDKIEATRRFIEIADALIIGGGMAYTFLASRNEDIGKSLLEEDRLGFAAEILDRSADLGKPILLPADHVVADSIDSGETAFHVDHIPDGSMALDIGPDTRRQFAEVIGEAGTILWNGPMGVFEIEVFASGTREVAQSIAEATARGAVSIIGGGDTAAAVNTLGLAGHMSHVSTGGGASLELLEGKVLPGVSVLEVG, from the coding sequence ATGAACGTCCGACCCCTCACCAACCTTGAACTGCGTGGCCGGCGCGTTCTTGTACGCGTGGACTACAACGTGCCGCTCGACCAGGCGGGCAACATCACCGACGACACGCGCATCCGGGCGTCGCTCCCCACGCTGCGGCATATCCTGGACCAAGGTGGCCGGGCCATCCTGATGACCCATCTCGGACGGCCAAAGGGGGTCACGGAGCACCTGCGGGTACGGCCGGTGGCGGAACGTTTATCCGAACTCCTGGGTCAGCAGATAGGCTACGTGCGGGAGACGGTTGGACCGGCGGCTGAGCGCGCAGCAGCAGACTTGGAGAACGGCGAATGCCTCCTGCTGGAGAACGTCCGGTTTAATGGCGGGGAGACCCGGAACGATCCGGACTTCGCACGCGAACTGGCTGGGCTGGGAGAGATCTACGTGAACGACGCCTTCGGAACGGCCCACCGCGCCCACACGTCCACCGAGAGCGTTGCGCGACTGCTGCCTGAACGCGCGGCCGGATTCCTCATGCAGATGGAACTGGACTATCTCTCGGTAGCGATCGAAAACCCGAAAGGGAAGCTGATCGTTGTACTCGGTGGCGCAAAGGTGTCGGACAAGATCGAAGCGACACGCCGGTTCATCGAAATCGCCGACGCCTTGATCATCGGGGGCGGCATGGCCTATACCTTTCTCGCAAGCCGGAACGAGGACATTGGAAAGAGCCTGCTGGAGGAAGATCGACTGGGTTTCGCGGCCGAGATCCTGGACCGATCCGCCGACCTGGGCAAACCGATCCTGCTGCCCGCCGACCATGTTGTCGCCGACTCAATCGACTCCGGTGAGACAGCATTTCATGTAGACCATATCCCCGATGGATCTATGGCCCTCGATATCGGACCGGACACGCGGCGTCAGTTTGCCGAGGTCATTGGCGAAGCGGGTACCATCCTGTGGAACGGCCCCATGGGGGTCTTCGAGATCGAGGTGTTCGCTAGTGGCACACGGGAGGTCGCTCAATCCATCGCGGAGGCAACCGCCCGGGGAGCCGTGTCCATCATCGGCGGCGGTGATACGGCGGCGGCCGTCAACACACTCGGTCTCGCCGGGCACATGAGCCACGTATCAACCGGTGGCGGTGCTTCGCTTGAACTGCTGGAAGGCAAGGTGCTTCCGGGGGTTAGCGTGCTGGAAGTGGGATGA